The proteins below come from a single Natranaerofaba carboxydovora genomic window:
- a CDS encoding ABC transporter permease, which translates to MIKLPIGDIFETIVYWLNDNLGPLFGAISYVISIAVDSLEAGLLFFPPIVIILALTALAWWLSGTGVGIFSIVGLFLIYSMELWPQTMTTLSMILISGVVSLGIGIPLGILAAKNETVNAVIRPILDFMQTLPAFVYLIPAVIFFRLGIVPGVIATVIFSMPPAIRLTNLGIRQVDEEVIEASRAFGATSGQMLTKVQLPLAIPTIMAGVNQTIMLSLSMVVIASMIGAGGLGGVVLRGIQQLRLGLGFEGGLAVVILAIYLDRITQSLQEL; encoded by the coding sequence GTGATTAAATTACCTATAGGTGACATATTTGAGACTATTGTTTACTGGCTAAACGATAATTTAGGGCCTTTATTTGGAGCTATATCATATGTGATAAGTATTGCTGTGGATTCTCTTGAAGCAGGGTTGTTGTTTTTTCCTCCAATTGTGATAATTTTAGCTCTTACTGCCCTTGCATGGTGGTTAAGTGGGACAGGTGTAGGCATATTTTCTATAGTGGGCTTGTTTTTGATCTATAGCATGGAATTGTGGCCACAAACTATGACTACCTTATCAATGATCTTGATATCAGGTGTAGTTTCACTGGGTATTGGAATCCCATTAGGTATACTTGCAGCAAAAAATGAAACTGTTAATGCCGTAATAAGGCCAATATTAGACTTTATGCAGACCTTACCAGCGTTTGTTTATCTAATTCCAGCAGTTATCTTTTTTAGACTTGGTATTGTGCCAGGTGTTATTGCAACCGTTATATTCTCTATGCCGCCTGCAATTAGGCTTACAAACCTTGGTATTCGCCAGGTAGATGAAGAAGTTATTGAAGCTTCCAGAGCGTTCGGTGCAACATCTGGACAGATGTTAACCAAAGTTCAGCTTCCTCTTGCTATTCCGACTATAATGGCCGGCGTTAACCAGACAATTATGTTGTCTCTATCGATGGTTGTTATAGCGTCTATGATTGGCGCAGGTGGACTTGGAGGAGTTGTCTTAAGAGGGATCCAGCAGCTTAGGCTTGGACTCGGTTTTGAAGGTGGCTTGGCTGTTGTTATACTTGCCATTTATCTAGACAGGATAACACAGAGCTTACAAGAACTGTAG
- a CDS encoding quaternary amine ABC transporter ATP-binding protein has protein sequence MKNLYKIFGPRPERAFPLLEKGVSKEEILEKTGNTVGVNNANIDINEGDVFVIMGLSGSGKSTLIRCINRLIEPTSGEIKIDGEDIVKKNNEELRQTRRKKLGMVFQHFALLPHKSVLDNVVFGLEIQNVDEKEREEAGMKALDQVGLKGWASAKPSGLSGGMQQRVGLARALALNPDVLLMDEPFSALDPLIRRDMQTELLELQSKLNKTILFITHDLDEALRIGDKIAIMKDGVIDQVGEPEEILSNPATDYVEEFVKDVNRLKVLNAGQVMKRPDVLIDINDGPRVALRTMEKHGFSNLFVVDRNKKLQGIIEDEDALSALKNNEKSLKGYLKTDFPTTTPITPLSDLIPTAAETNYPIAVVDEDDKLEGIIVRVSVLASLAEGSDLSD, from the coding sequence GTGAAGAATTTATACAAAATCTTTGGACCACGTCCCGAAAGGGCATTTCCCTTACTAGAAAAAGGCGTAAGCAAAGAAGAAATCCTTGAAAAGACCGGTAATACAGTTGGGGTTAACAATGCCAATATTGATATTAACGAAGGTGACGTATTTGTTATTATGGGTCTTTCGGGAAGTGGTAAGTCTACCTTAATCAGATGTATTAACAGATTGATTGAACCAACCAGTGGTGAAATAAAAATTGATGGAGAAGATATCGTCAAAAAGAACAATGAAGAGTTAAGACAAACACGAAGGAAAAAACTAGGGATGGTATTTCAACATTTTGCTTTACTCCCGCATAAGTCAGTACTTGACAATGTGGTTTTTGGACTAGAGATTCAAAATGTAGATGAAAAAGAAAGAGAAGAAGCAGGGATGAAAGCTCTTGATCAGGTAGGACTAAAAGGATGGGCCTCGGCTAAGCCTAGCGGTCTTAGTGGAGGTATGCAGCAGCGGGTTGGATTGGCTAGAGCACTTGCACTAAATCCTGACGTACTGCTGATGGACGAGCCATTTAGTGCATTAGACCCTCTCATCAGAAGAGACATGCAGACGGAACTTTTGGAACTTCAATCAAAATTAAACAAAACTATTCTTTTTATTACGCATGACTTAGATGAAGCTCTTAGGATTGGAGATAAGATTGCCATAATGAAGGATGGTGTTATTGACCAAGTTGGTGAACCTGAAGAGATCTTATCAAATCCAGCGACTGACTATGTGGAAGAGTTTGTAAAGGATGTTAATAGACTTAAAGTACTAAACGCAGGCCAGGTTATGAAGAGACCAGATGTACTAATTGATATTAATGATGGTCCGAGGGTAGCCTTGAGGACAATGGAGAAACATGGATTCTCGAACCTATTTGTTGTAGACAGAAACAAAAAATTACAGGGCATAATTGAAGACGAAGATGCACTTTCAGCTTTAAAAAATAATGAAAAAAGTCTTAAGGGATATTTAAAAACAGATTTTCCAACTACAACACCAATTACTCCTTTAAGCGATCTTATTCCAACAGCAGCAGAGACCAATTATCCAATTGCAGTAGTTGATGAAGATGACAAATTGGAAGGGATTATAGTCAGAGTTTCGGTGTTAGCATCTCTAGCAGAAGGAAGTGATTTGAGTGATTAA
- the pyrE gene encoding orotate phosphoribosyltransferase, giving the protein MSEEEMIDILYKTEALEEGHFLLSSGLHSDRYVQCAKVFQYPEIANKLCKELAEKLNAFSFDKIVGPAMGGILPAYEISKILSKPNIFAERKDDKMKFRRGFKIEPEESILVIEDVVTTGGSAREVIEEIEDHGGKVTAVSSIINRTQGKDVFEVPYISLLELDINNYETSSCPLCEKNIPLVKPGSR; this is encoded by the coding sequence TTGTCAGAGGAAGAAATGATAGATATACTTTACAAGACCGAAGCTTTAGAAGAAGGGCATTTTTTACTAAGCTCTGGATTACATAGTGATAGATATGTGCAGTGCGCCAAAGTGTTTCAATATCCAGAAATAGCAAACAAACTCTGTAAAGAATTAGCTGAAAAGCTTAATGCCTTTAGTTTTGACAAAATTGTAGGGCCTGCGATGGGAGGAATTTTGCCAGCGTATGAAATTTCTAAGATTTTATCAAAGCCAAATATATTTGCAGAGAGAAAAGATGATAAAATGAAATTTAGAAGAGGATTTAAAATTGAGCCTGAAGAAAGTATATTAGTCATAGAAGATGTGGTTACAACTGGAGGGTCAGCTAGAGAAGTAATAGAAGAGATAGAAGATCATGGGGGTAAAGTTACTGCCGTAAGTTCCATTATAAACAGAACTCAGGGAAAAGATGTTTTTGAAGTGCCATATATATCGTTACTAGAACTTGATATAAACAATTATGAAACATCATCCTGCCCCTTGTGTGAAAAAAACATCCCATTAGTTAAGCCTGGAAGCAGGTAA